The following are encoded together in the Coleofasciculus sp. FACHB-T130 genome:
- a CDS encoding class I SAM-dependent methyltransferase, translating into MQEHEQLTIAEYQATAESFREGTWAHDVSQNRDALVAAMPKNPGKILDLGCGPGRDLLAFKRQGHTVIGLDATPAFVEMARQAVDCEVWQQSFFNLDLPPETFDGIFANASLLHVPHSQMVKVLKDLHQALVPGGAIIISICRGDSEGYSVRPTGYRFVSGWEYETLAPCLEQADFEILHHYYRPPGLPCEAQSWLVMVARRRLKIKN; encoded by the coding sequence ATGCAGGAACACGAGCAACTGACAATTGCGGAGTACCAAGCGACAGCAGAATCGTTTCGGGAGGGAACTTGGGCTCACGATGTTTCCCAAAATCGTGATGCCTTGGTAGCGGCGATGCCTAAAAATCCGGGTAAAATCCTCGATCTAGGCTGTGGTCCCGGACGAGATTTGCTGGCATTCAAACGCCAAGGGCATACTGTGATTGGCTTGGATGCAACGCCTGCGTTTGTGGAAATGGCACGACAGGCTGTGGATTGTGAGGTTTGGCAGCAGTCGTTTTTCAATCTCGATCTGCCGCCAGAAACCTTTGATGGGATTTTTGCGAATGCATCGCTACTTCACGTTCCTCATTCCCAAATGGTGAAAGTGCTGAAGGATTTGCATCAAGCGCTGGTTCCTGGCGGTGCAATTATTATTTCTATTTGTCGTGGAGATAGCGAAGGCTATAGCGTTCGTCCAACCGGCTATCGCTTTGTTTCTGGGTGGGAATATGAAACTTTGGCACCCTGTCTAGAACAAGCTGATTTTGAGATTCTCCACCACTACTATCGTCCCCCAGGATTGCCCTGTGAAGCTCAATCTTGGCTGGTGATGGTGGCAAGGAGAAGATTAAAAATTAAAAATTAA
- a CDS encoding class I SAM-dependent methyltransferase produces the protein MFPGEVFANTADFDTGIRHLLPRYDEMLDAIALCLPSSTKAILELGCGTGELSLKILNRCPDAQLVAVDYSPRMIQFAKKKIHAAGYADRWTGIEADFGDWANHALELGESFDACVSSLAIHHLSDEMKLKLFQRIGESLNPGGVFWNADPILPESPVMQEIYQTAREEWTLQQGTTLAEIRDKIGKSNPQGYSSQDQLATLTSHLEMLTNSGFTTVAIPWKYYGLAVFGGFVG, from the coding sequence ATGTTTCCTGGAGAAGTATTCGCCAACACCGCTGATTTTGACACTGGGATTCGCCATCTGTTGCCACGCTATGACGAAATGCTGGATGCGATTGCCCTCTGTCTACCCTCTAGCACCAAAGCTATCCTAGAACTCGGCTGCGGCACCGGCGAACTCAGTTTAAAAATCCTCAACCGCTGTCCTGATGCCCAACTGGTTGCTGTAGATTACTCTCCTCGGATGATCCAGTTTGCAAAAAAGAAAATCCACGCAGCAGGCTATGCAGACAGGTGGACGGGAATTGAAGCCGACTTCGGAGATTGGGCGAATCATGCGTTGGAACTGGGAGAAAGCTTTGATGCCTGTGTCTCATCCTTGGCAATTCACCATCTCAGCGATGAAATGAAGTTGAAATTATTTCAGCGGATTGGTGAAAGCCTCAATCCAGGCGGCGTCTTTTGGAACGCAGATCCCATCCTGCCGGAATCACCAGTGATGCAGGAAATTTACCAAACGGCGCGGGAAGAATGGACATTGCAGCAAGGAACAACGCTGGCAGAAATTCGCGACAAAATTGGTAAGAGCAATCCTCAAGGTTACTCTAGTCAAGATCAATTAGCGACTCTAACCTCCCACTTAGAAATGCTGACAAATTCTGGGTTTACTACAGTGGCTATTCCTTGGAAATATTACGGTTTAGCCGTATTTGGCGGCTTTGTAGGATAA
- a CDS encoding acyltransferase, translated as MKPVEELQILPSKPEPLSCTRLDWIDYAKGIGIILVVYVHVLTNLKNAGMGMHDLFHDYSFNFISSFHMPLFFFLSGLFVEKSLLKGNKKFWGDKFNTIVYPYLLWSVIQGSILVLMSTYTNNPIKLQFKDLPFYMAFNPIPLITLWFLYVLFASYLVFAIARKFINLYILLSFSILIYLLNPYAPSEILTKFMSMFVFFVVGVTVARWLHNDLRNIPSTLYKLNKQQIGAIALIFVIFQMTLLQFGLSEQPGTRFFMASGGIIVTLGISFYLAETKKLDIIRYLGFLSMPIYLAHMLAMGATRIFLQKGLHINHVVLHIILVTIFSLILPILLYELTKKIKFPYLFSLSKRSALSSAILAKKGTQALQQ; from the coding sequence ATGAAGCCTGTCGAAGAATTACAAATTTTACCAAGCAAGCCGGAACCGTTATCATGCACTAGACTTGACTGGATTGATTATGCCAAAGGCATTGGCATCATTTTAGTTGTCTATGTCCATGTTTTGACCAATTTAAAAAATGCTGGAATGGGAATGCATGATTTATTTCATGATTACTCTTTTAATTTTATTTCTAGCTTTCATATGCCACTTTTCTTTTTTCTTTCCGGTTTATTTGTAGAAAAAAGCTTATTGAAGGGTAACAAGAAATTCTGGGGGGATAAATTCAATACAATTGTGTATCCCTACTTACTTTGGTCTGTTATCCAAGGTAGTATTTTGGTTTTGATGTCAACCTACACGAATAATCCCATTAAATTGCAGTTTAAAGATTTACCATTTTACATGGCTTTTAACCCCATTCCTTTAATTACTCTTTGGTTCTTATATGTTTTATTTGCGTCTTATTTAGTCTTTGCGATCGCTCGAAAATTTATCAATCTATATATATTGCTTTCTTTCTCTATTTTAATTTACTTGCTGAATCCCTATGCGCCTAGCGAAATTCTGACTAAATTCATGAGTATGTTTGTGTTTTTCGTCGTTGGGGTAACTGTGGCACGCTGGTTGCACAACGACTTGAGAAATATTCCGAGTACCTTGTATAAATTGAACAAGCAGCAAATTGGCGCGATCGCGCTGATATTTGTCATCTTTCAAATGACACTTTTACAATTTGGTTTAAGCGAACAACCAGGAACTAGATTTTTTATGGCATCTGGAGGAATCATAGTTACCCTAGGCATATCTTTCTACTTGGCAGAAACCAAAAAATTAGATATTATTCGCTACCTGGGTTTTTTATCGATGCCCATTTATTTAGCTCATATGTTAGCAATGGGAGCGACTCGAATATTCCTCCAAAAAGGTCTTCACATCAATCATGTGGTTTTACATATCATTCTGGTAACTATTTTTAGTCTAATATTACCAATCCTGTTGTACGAGCTAACAAAAAAGATAAAATTTCCTTACCTATTTTCTTTAAGTAAGCGTTCAGCCTTATCCTCAGCAATTTTGGCAAAGAAAGGTACTCAAGCATTACAGCAGTAA
- a CDS encoding ABC transporter substrate-binding protein: protein MTHSNLKIVSLIPSATEILAILGLTQAIVGRSHECDYPPEIQNLPVCTQPKFNPEGTSPEIHDRVTDLLQSALSVYQVKTDVLEQLQPTHILTQAQCEVCAVSLSEVEQAVATLTHSQPQIISLQPNFLSDVWADIQRVADALGIAAPPVLAGLQSRIDACVQKTQALPDSARPTVACIEWIDPLMAAGNWIPELVKMAGGQSLFGVEGEHSPWLKWEAIAISDPTAIIFMPCGFDLNRTRAEAMPLLQRPEWQSLQAVQTGRVYITDGNAYFNRPGPRLVDSLEILAEILHPESFHFGYEGTGWECLLNHSPV, encoded by the coding sequence GTGACTCATTCAAACCTAAAAATTGTCTCTCTGATTCCCAGCGCTACGGAAATTTTAGCGATCTTGGGGCTAACTCAGGCGATTGTCGGGCGATCGCATGAATGCGACTATCCGCCAGAAATCCAAAATTTGCCCGTCTGCACCCAGCCCAAATTTAACCCCGAAGGCACCAGTCCGGAAATTCACGATCGCGTTACAGATTTGTTGCAATCTGCGTTGAGCGTTTACCAAGTCAAAACCGACGTTCTGGAACAGCTGCAACCCACCCATATTTTGACTCAAGCTCAGTGTGAAGTCTGTGCTGTCAGCCTCTCAGAAGTCGAGCAAGCGGTTGCTACGCTCACGCACTCTCAGCCGCAGATTATTTCCTTACAGCCTAATTTTTTAAGCGATGTCTGGGCAGATATTCAACGAGTCGCTGATGCCTTGGGTATCGCTGCGCCACCCGTGCTAGCTGGGTTACAGTCTCGCATCGACGCTTGCGTGCAAAAGACGCAAGCACTTCCTGACAGCGCCCGTCCTACAGTTGCCTGTATCGAGTGGATCGATCCCCTGATGGCAGCGGGAAATTGGATTCCTGAATTAGTCAAAATGGCTGGAGGTCAATCTCTGTTCGGTGTTGAGGGTGAACATTCGCCGTGGTTGAAGTGGGAAGCGATCGCCATCTCTGACCCCACTGCGATCATCTTCATGCCCTGTGGTTTCGATTTAAACCGCACTCGCGCTGAGGCAATGCCGCTACTCCAACGTCCTGAATGGCAAAGCTTACAAGCGGTACAAACCGGCAGAGTTTACATCACCGATGGTAACGCCTACTTCAACCGTCCTGGTCCCCGTTTGGTAGATTCTCTGGAAATCTTAGCCGAAATTCTGCATCCCGAAAGCTTCCATTTTGGATACGAGGGTACTGGCTGGGAGTGCTTATTAAATCATTCTCCGGTATAG
- a CDS encoding PAS domain S-box protein, giving the protein MPQSHSRLLSFLQIASPAAIAIAFPLGCLVMLDWLFELPFLKNVFPQHSHSDIGLAILGVMNAVVFGILVWWNDKALKTIDSQRQQAEEELRQLNAELEVRIEQSTAQLRQANEQLASEIAERKQAEETLSHRQQESKAVLENAPDAIMRLDRQMRYVYVNSFVERSTAMPALAFIGKTPEEAGSPKELCQLWEDTLRMVFETGQEQAIEFQTVTVNGFRNFQSRVVPEFNQQGEIETALVVSRDISDLKRAEAALQKEREFLKVLLDNVEAGIVACDANGVLTLFNQASRAFHGLPEQPLPAEQWAEYYDLYLSDGKTPMKREDIPLFRALQGEHVRDVEMVIAPNSGKFRTLLASGQAFFDSQGTKLGAVVAMHDITERKRVEEALRESEERLQAIVDNSTALIYLTDTQHRILLINRRCEDLFDLNKEQTIGKSLYDIWSNAIADAFVKNNQKVLAAQIPIEIEEVAPHDDELHTYISIKFPLYDASGVVYAVCGISTDITERKQIEEHIRTLNADLEERVNERTAELRLINQALQSEISERQRAEEERAQLLLREQEARELAEASEQRYRFLAESIPQIVWTVDSDSDFDYVNQRWVDYSGLTLSQSQGDGWFSVLHPDDRLVSIQRCHQSAEAGESYEIENRFKRAADGQYRWHLTRAVPMKDPTGRIVKWFGTCTDIDDQKHTAEALRESEARLQAILDNIPAVIYLKDTEGKFIFINHQFEILFHIDGEKVKSKTDYDLFPKEMADVFRANDRKVLEARTAVEWEEVVPQDDGLHTYISTKFPLCDAAGVPYGVCGISTDITKRKRAEEALQESEARFRRIVESNMIGILFWDVSGNVTEANNAFLEMVGYTREDLLLGKVHWKKMTPVEYNYLDEKGIQELAATGICSPFEKEYIRKDGSRIPVLLGGAVLEGSQDKGVCFVIDITERKRMEEALFKQAQELARSNAELEQFAYVASHDLQEPLRMVASYTQLLSRRYKGRLDEDADDFIDFAVDGANRMQRLIQDLLEYSRLGTRSREFEMVDCDRSFEEAIANLQIAIAESNATVTHDPLPSVRGDATQLGQLLQNLIGNGIKFRKDAPPQVHVSAQTSENEWVFSVRDNGIGIAPAHQARIFVIFQRLHARETYPGNGMGLAICKKIVDRHGGRIWVDSEWGQGSVFYFTIPRTGENPR; this is encoded by the coding sequence ATGCCTCAATCTCATTCTCGTCTACTTTCTTTCCTGCAAATCGCGTCTCCAGCTGCGATCGCGATCGCGTTTCCACTTGGGTGTTTGGTGATGCTCGATTGGCTGTTCGAGCTTCCTTTCCTCAAGAATGTATTTCCACAGCACTCCCACAGCGACATCGGGCTGGCAATCCTTGGAGTGATGAACGCGGTGGTTTTTGGCATCCTGGTTTGGTGGAATGATAAAGCATTAAAAACCATAGACTCCCAACGGCAACAAGCAGAAGAAGAACTGCGCCAACTCAATGCAGAACTGGAGGTGCGAATCGAGCAGAGTACAGCACAATTGAGGCAAGCCAACGAACAATTGGCAAGCGAAATTGCCGAACGCAAGCAAGCAGAGGAGACACTCTCCCACCGCCAGCAGGAATCCAAAGCCGTGCTTGAAAATGCGCCCGATGCGATAATGCGTCTTGACAGACAAATGCGTTATGTATATGTCAATTCATTTGTCGAGCGGAGCACGGCAATGCCAGCGCTGGCATTCATCGGCAAGACTCCTGAAGAAGCTGGCTCACCCAAAGAGTTGTGCCAGCTTTGGGAAGATACCCTGCGGATGGTTTTTGAAACAGGTCAAGAACAAGCGATTGAATTCCAGACTGTCACGGTAAACGGATTCCGCAACTTTCAATCGCGTGTGGTTCCGGAGTTCAACCAGCAAGGTGAAATCGAAACTGCCTTGGTTGTGAGCCGCGACATCAGCGATCTCAAACGCGCCGAGGCAGCTCTCCAAAAAGAACGAGAATTCTTAAAAGTATTGCTAGATAACGTAGAAGCCGGAATCGTTGCTTGTGATGCCAATGGTGTCCTAACTCTGTTTAATCAGGCTTCACGAGCATTTCATGGCTTGCCAGAACAACCGCTTCCGGCTGAGCAGTGGGCAGAATACTACGATTTATATCTGTCCGACGGCAAAACGCCTATGAAGCGGGAAGATATCCCGCTGTTTCGAGCGTTACAAGGGGAGCATGTCCGCGATGTAGAAATGGTCATCGCCCCAAATTCAGGCAAATTTCGCACCTTACTAGCGAGCGGACAGGCATTCTTTGATTCGCAGGGAACAAAGCTGGGTGCGGTTGTTGCCATGCACGATATCACTGAGCGCAAACGAGTAGAGGAGGCACTGCGAGAAAGCGAGGAACGGCTACAGGCGATCGTAGATAATTCCACAGCGCTGATTTATCTAACGGATACTCAACACAGAATTCTGCTGATCAACCGCAGGTGTGAAGATTTGTTTGACCTGAATAAAGAGCAGACGATTGGTAAAAGCTTGTACGATATCTGGTCGAATGCGATCGCCGATGCCTTTGTCAAGAATAACCAAAAGGTACTCGCAGCCCAAATTCCGATAGAAATTGAAGAAGTCGCCCCTCACGACGATGAGTTACACACCTACATTTCAATCAAGTTTCCCCTTTATGACGCTAGTGGCGTTGTTTATGCCGTTTGTGGAATTTCCACCGACATCACCGAACGCAAGCAGATAGAGGAACACATTCGCACCCTGAACGCCGATCTTGAGGAGCGAGTGAACGAGCGGACAGCAGAGCTAAGGCTGATCAACCAAGCATTGCAAAGTGAAATCAGCGAGCGTCAGCGGGCAGAAGAAGAACGCGCCCAACTCTTGCTCCGCGAACAGGAAGCTCGTGAATTAGCCGAAGCAAGCGAACAGCGCTATCGCTTTCTCGCTGAATCCATCCCGCAGATAGTCTGGACTGTAGACTCAGATAGTGATTTCGATTACGTCAATCAGCGCTGGGTTGATTACAGCGGATTAACCCTCTCACAAAGCCAGGGTGACGGATGGTTCTCTGTCCTACATCCGGACGATCGGCTGGTGTCGATACAGCGGTGCCATCAATCTGCGGAGGCGGGCGAGAGTTACGAAATCGAAAATCGCTTCAAACGGGCTGCGGACGGACAATATCGCTGGCACCTAACTCGCGCAGTGCCGATGAAAGATCCTACCGGACGAATCGTTAAGTGGTTCGGCACCTGCACAGACATCGACGACCAGAAACATACGGCGGAGGCGCTGCGAGAAAGCGAGGCGCGGTTGCAGGCGATTCTAGATAACATTCCGGCAGTTATCTACCTCAAAGACACTGAGGGCAAGTTTATTTTTATTAATCACCAGTTTGAAATTCTTTTTCATATTGATGGAGAAAAGGTTAAAAGCAAGACTGATTACGATCTCTTCCCCAAAGAAATGGCGGATGTATTTCGGGCGAACGATCGAAAGGTACTTGAAGCCAGAACTGCTGTGGAGTGGGAAGAAGTTGTGCCTCAAGATGACGGACTACACACGTACATTTCGACTAAGTTTCCCCTGTGCGACGCGGCTGGAGTTCCTTATGGAGTTTGCGGCATCTCCACCGACATCACCAAACGCAAACGAGCCGAGGAGGCATTACAAGAAAGCGAAGCTCGGTTTAGGCGCATCGTTGAATCCAACATGATTGGGATTCTCTTCTGGGATGTGTCAGGTAACGTTACAGAAGCCAACAACGCCTTCTTAGAGATGGTTGGGTACACGCGGGAGGATCTGCTTTTAGGGAAAGTGCATTGGAAAAAGATGACTCCTGTGGAATATAACTATCTCGATGAAAAGGGCATCCAGGAGCTAGCCGCGACGGGGATTTGTAGCCCCTTTGAGAAGGAATATATTCGTAAAGATGGCAGTCGCATCCCTGTTTTGCTCGGCGGTGCTGTGCTGGAAGGATCTCAAGATAAAGGTGTGTGCTTTGTCATTGACATCACTGAGCGTAAGCGGATGGAGGAGGCTCTCTTCAAACAAGCACAGGAACTCGCTCGTTCTAATGCGGAACTGGAACAATTCGCTTATGTAGCTTCCCATGACTTGCAGGAACCGCTGCGAATGGTTGCCAGCTACACCCAGCTTCTGTCTCGGCGCTACAAAGGGAGACTGGATGAGGACGCCGACGATTTTATTGATTTTGCCGTCGATGGTGCGAACCGGATGCAACGGCTGATTCAAGATTTGTTGGAGTATTCGCGCCTGGGAACGCGAAGTCGGGAATTTGAGATGGTGGATTGCGATCGCTCTTTTGAGGAAGCGATCGCAAATCTGCAAATTGCGATCGCCGAAAGTAATGCTACCGTTACCCACGATCCCCTACCATCGGTGCGGGGGGATGCCACTCAACTAGGACAGCTGTTACAGAACTTAATTGGGAATGGAATCAAGTTTCGTAAAGATGCCCCCCCCCAGGTTCACGTTTCCGCTCAAACAAGCGAAAATGAATGGGTCTTCTCAGTCCGCGATAACGGTATTGGGATTGCCCCGGCTCATCAAGCACGAATTTTTGTCATCTTTCAACGTTTGCACGCACGCGAAACCTATCCTGGTAACGGAATGGGTTTAGCTATCTGCAAAAAAATCGTCGATCGACACGGTGGGCGGATCTGGGTGGATTCTGAATGGGGACAGGGAAGTGTATTCTACTTTACAATTCCCAGAACAGGAGAGAACCCAAGGTGA
- a CDS encoding response regulator, which translates to MNLGNRPVEILLVEDNEGDIRLTQEAFRDSQVGNHLNVVRDGVEAIAFLKREEKYANAVRPDIILLDLNLPKRNGIEVLAEIKQDDQLKRIPVIVLTSSQAEPDILSSYDLHANCFISKPIDLDRFLRVVQSIEDFWLTIVKLPPE; encoded by the coding sequence GTGAATTTGGGTAATAGACCCGTAGAAATCTTGCTAGTTGAAGACAATGAAGGGGATATTCGTCTCACCCAAGAAGCATTTAGAGACAGTCAGGTTGGGAATCACCTGAATGTTGTGCGGGATGGTGTTGAAGCGATCGCCTTCCTCAAAAGAGAAGAAAAGTATGCCAATGCCGTTCGTCCCGATATTATCCTCCTTGACCTCAATTTACCGAAGCGCAACGGTATTGAAGTGTTGGCAGAAATCAAGCAGGATGACCAGCTTAAAAGGATTCCCGTCATCGTTCTGACCTCCTCCCAAGCCGAACCAGATATTCTCAGCAGCTACGATTTACATGCCAACTGTTTCATCAGTAAGCCGATTGACCTAGATCGGTTCCTGCGGGTGGTGCAGTCAATCGAGGACTTCTGGCTCACTATCGTCAAACTCCCCCCAGAATAG
- the rpsD gene encoding 30S ribosomal protein S4, with the protein MSRYRGPRLRIVRRLGDLPGLTRKSARRAYPPGQHGQARKKRSEYAVRLEEKQKLRFNYGLSEKQLLRYVRKARRATGSTGQALLQLLEMRLDNTVFRMGMAPTIPGARQLVNHGHVLVNGRAVNIPSYQCRPGEVISVRDKEGSRRLVQQNLEYPGLANMPSHLEFDKTKMTGRVNGVIEREWIALQINELLVVEYYSRQA; encoded by the coding sequence ATGTCCCGATATCGAGGCCCACGCCTCAGAATTGTGCGTCGTCTGGGCGATCTGCCCGGTTTAACTCGCAAATCAGCCCGCCGTGCATATCCACCAGGACAGCATGGTCAAGCCCGCAAGAAGCGCTCAGAGTATGCTGTCCGCCTAGAGGAAAAGCAGAAACTCCGCTTCAATTATGGCTTAAGTGAAAAGCAGCTGCTGCGTTACGTGCGGAAAGCACGTCGCGCCACGGGTTCCACGGGTCAAGCATTGCTGCAACTGTTAGAAATGCGTCTGGATAACACCGTTTTCCGGATGGGGATGGCTCCCACGATTCCTGGGGCGCGTCAGCTAGTCAATCACGGTCATGTGTTGGTGAATGGTCGTGCGGTGAATATTCCCAGCTATCAGTGCCGTCCGGGAGAGGTCATCAGTGTCCGAGATAAGGAAGGATCTCGCCGGTTAGTGCAACAGAACCTGGAATATCCAGGTTTGGCAAATATGCCCAGCCATCTAGAGTTTGACAAAACCAAGATGACTGGCAGAGTCAACGGCGTGATTGAGCGCGAATGGATCGCGCTGCAAATCAACGAACTGCTGGTGGTTGAGTACTACTCACGCCAAGCTTAA
- the moaA gene encoding GTP 3',8-cyclase MoaA, with amino-acid sequence MNQVDYLRISLIDRCNFRCQYCMPEGAELDYILQQQLLTDEELLTLIEEVFIPVGFTRFRLTGGEPLLRPRVVELVEAIASLPETQDLSMTTNGFLLAPIAQQLYDAGLRRLNISLDSLNPETFDKIIGNRGRSQWQKVWDGIQAAHRVGFDPLKLNVVVIPGVNDQEVLDLAALTIDRHWHVRFIEFMPIGNDRLFVGNGWVASADLRQRIRDIFGLTESFVRGNGPADVFQIPGAKGTLGFISQMSECFCDRCNRMRLSADGWLRPCLLNETGQIDLKTALRAGVNTAELRNQVQQLLLMKPEINYKQRDAGTTGAYSRTMSQIGG; translated from the coding sequence ATGAATCAGGTAGACTACCTTCGGATTAGCTTAATTGACCGCTGCAATTTCCGGTGTCAGTACTGTATGCCGGAGGGTGCTGAGCTTGACTACATTTTGCAGCAACAGCTGTTAACTGATGAAGAATTGCTCACCCTGATCGAAGAGGTATTTATCCCGGTAGGATTTACTCGATTTCGTCTAACTGGGGGCGAACCGCTACTGCGTCCGCGGGTGGTGGAGTTGGTGGAGGCGATCGCGTCCCTGCCGGAAACGCAAGACCTCTCAATGACCACCAACGGGTTTTTACTCGCCCCAATCGCCCAACAACTCTACGACGCCGGGTTGCGACGCCTGAATATCAGTCTGGATTCGCTCAATCCCGAAACCTTTGACAAAATTATCGGCAATCGCGGTCGTTCTCAGTGGCAGAAAGTTTGGGACGGAATTCAAGCCGCCCATCGCGTCGGGTTCGATCCTCTGAAGCTGAATGTGGTGGTCATTCCCGGTGTGAACGACCAAGAAGTGCTGGATCTGGCTGCGTTGACAATTGACCGGCATTGGCACGTCCGGTTTATTGAGTTTATGCCAATTGGCAACGATCGGTTATTTGTCGGAAATGGTTGGGTGGCATCCGCCGATTTGCGCCAACGCATCCGCGACATCTTTGGATTGACAGAATCTTTTGTTCGGGGTAACGGTCCCGCCGATGTCTTCCAGATTCCCGGAGCCAAAGGCACGCTAGGATTTATTAGTCAGATGTCCGAGTGTTTTTGCGATCGCTGTAACCGGATGCGTCTATCTGCGGATGGCTGGTTGCGTCCCTGTCTGCTGAATGAGACGGGTCAAATTGACCTAAAAACCGCCCTCCGCGCCGGTGTTAATACAGCCGAACTCCGCAATCAAGTGCAGCAATTGCTGTTAATGAAACCAGAGATTAACTATAAGCAGAGAGATGCTGGCACGACTGGTGCGTATAGCCGCACCATGTCGCAAATTGGGGGCTAA
- a CDS encoding MFS transporter: MEVLETPAASPLVVSSNSPSKLSKQVIRSSLKASTWDAVFAVVFGGITGGVLLSNFLLQLGASPMEIGMLSSVPMLVNLLQPLGAYLSERTISRHWFNVWIYGPSRLLWLILVAGIGWSCWHPTNSPNLVSWTLAIVLATNIIGSLGSANWLSWMAALVPEQLRGRYFGFRNSAISLTTLLSVPLLGLAVSVWPGGPLQGYGVVLFLGVIIGLISLGCQFFMVDVNPQTQHGTADEAGETERWGTAIALLKNGNFVRFLLYFSFWAFAVNICTPFFGLYLLDNLNIDVSWVTLYSSLTAAATLVMMVVWGKLADRIGNRPLLVFVGVLAALTPLLWLGLGADPVSVWVWFPLLHLFMGGTWAAIDLCTNNLQMAVAAGRHQSAYFAIAAAVAGVSGALGTTVGGFLAELDNFGGLPTVFALSAVLRLVAILPLVFVKEHRSHPIRKVWRSLISPKLQLVPLRAPITVDPLTNGSE; encoded by the coding sequence TTGGAGGTTTTAGAAACTCCCGCCGCTTCCCCGCTGGTAGTTTCTTCCAATTCACCTTCCAAACTTTCCAAACAGGTAATTCGGTCTAGCCTAAAAGCGTCTACTTGGGATGCTGTCTTTGCTGTCGTGTTTGGCGGCATTACCGGCGGCGTCCTGCTCAGTAATTTCTTACTCCAATTAGGTGCAAGCCCAATGGAGATTGGGATGTTGTCGTCCGTCCCCATGCTGGTGAATTTGCTGCAACCACTGGGAGCGTATCTGTCAGAACGAACCATCAGTCGCCACTGGTTTAATGTCTGGATCTACGGCCCGTCGCGGCTGCTGTGGCTAATTTTAGTGGCGGGAATTGGTTGGAGTTGCTGGCACCCAACGAATTCGCCCAACCTGGTCAGCTGGACATTAGCAATCGTCTTGGCAACCAATATCATTGGCAGCTTGGGCAGTGCTAACTGGCTCAGCTGGATGGCGGCGTTGGTTCCGGAACAGTTGCGGGGGCGATATTTTGGCTTTCGCAACAGTGCTATCAGCTTGACCACTCTGCTCTCCGTACCCCTGCTCGGTCTAGCCGTGTCGGTTTGGCCTGGCGGGCCGCTTCAGGGATACGGTGTGGTCTTGTTCTTGGGAGTCATCATTGGGTTAATTAGTTTGGGCTGTCAGTTTTTCATGGTGGATGTGAATCCCCAGACGCAGCACGGCACTGCTGACGAGGCAGGGGAAACTGAGCGTTGGGGAACTGCGATCGCTCTGCTCAAAAATGGCAATTTTGTCAGGTTTCTGCTTTACTTTAGCTTTTGGGCATTTGCGGTTAATATCTGCACTCCTTTCTTCGGTCTCTACCTGCTGGACAACCTGAATATCGATGTCAGCTGGGTAACGCTCTATAGCAGCTTAACGGCGGCGGCTACCTTGGTAATGATGGTGGTATGGGGGAAGCTGGCAGACCGAATTGGGAATCGTCCACTTCTGGTATTTGTGGGGGTGTTGGCAGCACTGACACCTTTACTCTGGCTGGGGCTGGGAGCTGACCCAGTTTCGGTTTGGGTTTGGTTCCCGCTTTTACACCTGTTCATGGGTGGCACCTGGGCAGCGATTGACTTGTGTACCAACAATTTGCAAATGGCTGTGGCAGCAGGACGCCATCAATCTGCTTACTTTGCGATCGCTGCGGCGGTTGCGGGTGTCAGTGGCGCACTGGGAACGACTGTCGGGGGATTTCTGGCTGAGTTGGACAATTTCGGTGGCTTGCCAACCGTGTTTGCTCTGTCTGCTGTTTTACGACTTGTGGCTATCCTGCCTTTAGTCTTTGTCAAGGAGCATCGCAGTCATCCGATTCGGAAGGTTTGGCGATCGCTCATTTCGCCGAAACTGCAACTTGTGCCGCTTCGGGCCCCAATTACTGTAGATCCACTGACAAATGGATCAGAATAA